The following DNA comes from Hyphomicrobiales bacterium.
GCGCACCCGCATCTGCTGATGCAGGTCAGCTTCATTGAACTGGTCGGTCATCAGGTCGCGTTTTTCGATGCCGACGCCGTGCTCGCCCGTCAGGCAACCGCCAACCTCCACGCAGAGTCGCAGCACATCATTGCCAGCCAGTTCGGCCTTGTCGCGCTCTTCGGGATCATTGACATTGTAGAGGATCAGCGGATGCAAATTGCCGTCACCGGCATGGAAGACGTTCGCGACACGAAGGCCATAGCCTTTGACAATCTCATCGATGCCCTTCAGCACGCGCGGCAACTGACCGGTCGGGATTGTGCCATCCATGCAGATGTAGTCCGCGATGCGTCCGGTCGCGCCGAAGGCGGATTTGCGGCCTTTCCATATCGCGGCAGCCTCCATCGCCGACTCGCTTTCTTTGATGCGCTTGACCTTATGCTCGCGGGCGATCTTGACGATACGCGCAAGCATCGCATCCATCTCGGCCTCAGAGCCCTCAACCTCGATGATAAGCAACGCATCGACGTCCATCGGATAACCGGCCTTGGCAAAGCCTTCGCAGATGTCGATGGCCGGCTTGTCCATGAATTCCATGGCCACCGGCACGATGCCCTGCGCGATGATGTCGGCAACGCAGGCGCCCGCCTCAAGCGCGGTCTCAAATCCGAAGAGAACCGGGCGCGCGCCCTCCGCCTTGGGGAGCAGTCGCACCGTTGCCTCGGTGACGATGCCCAGCTGACCTTCGGAGCCGCATAGCAGACCGACCAGATCATAGCCTGGGCCATCGAAGCTCTCGCCACCAAGCTCCAGGACGGTGCCGTCCATCAGCACCAGCTTCAGGCCGAGCAGATTGTTGGTCGTCACACCATATTTCAGGCAGTGAGCGCCGCCGGAGTTCATCGCAATATTGCCACCGATCGTGCAAGCCAGCTGCGAGGATGGGTCGGGAGCATAAAAGAAACCATCCTTGGCGACGGCATCCGATATTGCGAGATTGGTGATGCCGACCTGCACAACCGCGGTGCGGTTGGCATAATTGATCGAAACGACCGAGCGCATCTTCGACAGTCCGATCACCACCGCGTCTTCCTGGGGGATGGCGCCGCCGGCAAGTGATGTTCCAGCACCGCGAGGGACAACCGGTACGCCATGGTCGCTGCAAAACTTCATCAGCGCGGCGACTTGTTCAGTTGTTTCCGGCAAGACGACAGCCAATGGGACCCGGCGATAGGCGGTGAAGGCGTCGGTTTCGTAGGGCACGAGCTGCTTGGGATCGGTGATCACGCCCTCGCCAGGCACGATCGTGCGAAGCCCGGCGACGATCTGATCGCGCTTGCCGACGATGGCCGTGTCCGGCTGCGGCATTTCAATGAAACCCATGGTCGCCTCCTTTACCCCTAGACGCGGCGCGATTTACTCAGGCGCCGCTGTGCCGGTTGGCCCGGCAATTTTCCTGCAAACCTTAGCATCCAAAACCGATTGCGAACCGTACCTACTATTGCGGATCGTTCCGGAGCTTTCCGGCTACATGCCTCATCAAACAGGCATTGGTCAAGAAATTTTACCTCTCAACGCGATTTGCATTGTATCGTAGAAACTACTTATATAAACGAAGTTGCATGCTGGATGGGCCACACAGATGACGACTTTCTGGGCGCGCCGAAGAATAGAAAACGGTTTCAGTGATCGCGGCGGGGTATGGTCTCCGCTGCGCAACACGGTCTCTGCGAATGCCATAAGCGTTCGTAGGATCATTCGATCGAGTGGGATGGGCAACGGCCTATGAGCAATTTTCTCGACCTGGAAATTTTCGCCCGTGTCGTCGCTGCTGGCAGTATGTCGGCCGCCGCTCGCGATATGTCGCTTTCACCTGCTGTGGTCTCCAAACGCTTGCGCCGGCTTGAAGACCGGCTTGGCACCCGGCTCCTGCAACGCACCACACGCCAGATCGCGCTGACCGAGGCCGGCAAAGGGTT
Coding sequences within:
- a CDS encoding FAD-binding protein, giving the protein MGFIEMPQPDTAIVGKRDQIVAGLRTIVPGEGVITDPKQLVPYETDAFTAYRRVPLAVVLPETTEQVAALMKFCSDHGVPVVPRGAGTSLAGGAIPQEDAVVIGLSKMRSVVSINYANRTAVVQVGITNLAISDAVAKDGFFYAPDPSSQLACTIGGNIAMNSGGAHCLKYGVTTNNLLGLKLVLMDGTVLELGGESFDGPGYDLVGLLCGSEGQLGIVTEATVRLLPKAEGARPVLFGFETALEAGACVADIIAQGIVPVAMEFMDKPAIDICEGFAKAGYPMDVDALLIIEVEGSEAEMDAMLARIVKIAREHKVKRIKESESAMEAAAIWKGRKSAFGATGRIADYICMDGTIPTGQLPRVLKGIDEIVKGYGLRVANVFHAGDGNLHPLILYNVNDPEERDKAELAGNDVLRLCVEVGGCLTGEHGVGIEKRDLMTDQFNEADLHQQMRVRAVFDREWLMNPAKVFPLEGRLESEPMQTGEAA